The DNA sequence AATAGCCTATGTTCTGTAGCCCAATGTAATAGAGCAATGTCCTCTCTAACAATGCCCTTTTCTAGTCAACCTTGTTGTCGATGCGTCTAAGAAGACTAATCAGACTTCTGGCatggtagatggtagactgtCTTGTTCAGGCTAGGTTTTATGACCTCTGCAGTGACTACAGATGAGAAGGGTGTCTCATTGCAATATCATTTAGTTCTATCATTTGCAAAAGTTAATTTTATTCTCTCAATGAATGATTTAAACTTATTGAAACTACTACTGATAACAGGTTGTGGACATAGGACCTGGTGGGGCAGGCAtgtagaagacagacagacagcagtgatATGTTTGTTTTGGGGATTAATAAGATCCATGTGTCTTCTAAATAGTTCCTTATACTCTTAATACCTTCCATGTGATCTTTATATATGATGATCTAATCTGTATGTACTGGTAGGGTTTGAATGGGTTGAACTATTGGGGTGCTTGGTACACCCTTAACAAATCAGGGAACCCATAACCATATAAGTATAGGCTATCAATGTCTGCACCCCCAGCAGTGTTGATAAAATCGACTTTGGTCCGGACCACTATTTTTAGGGTGTTTAATTTGAACCCATATGTATTTAGTTGTGTGGGTACAGTTGGCTGGGTGGGAGTTATATGGGTACAGTTGGCTGGGTGGGAGTTATATGGGTACGGTACAGTTGGCTGGGTGGGAGTTATATGGGTACGGTACAGTTGGCTGGGTGGGAGTTATATGGGTACAGTACAGTTGGCTGGGTGGGAGTTATATGGGTACAGTACAGTTGGCTGGGTGGGAGTTATATGGGTACAGTACAGTTGGCTGGGAGGGAGTTATATGGGTACAGTTGGCTGGGTGGGAGTTATATGGGTACAGTACAGTTGGCTGGGAGGGAGTTATATGGGTACGGTACAGTTGGCTGGGAGGGAGTTATATGGGTACCGTACAGTTGGCTGGGAGGGAGTTATATGGGTACCGTACAGTTGGCTGGGAGGGAGTTATATGGGTACAGTACAGTTGGCTGGGTGGGAGTTATATGGGTACAGTACAGTTGGCTGGGTGGGAGTTATATGGGTACAGTACAGTTGGCTGGGTGGGAGTTATATGGGTACAGTACAGTTGGCTGGGTGGGAGTTATATGGGTACAGTAGTCAGTGTGGGATAGACTGCCTCTGATCAGAGTATGATCATGAACAGCATCACTGTGGGTTCAACCTGGGCCACACCCTACTGTTCCTGGACATTACAATCCACATTTAGCCAATAATATTACTTACTCCCTCACTTTTAACAGGAACTCAATGTGCAGCACAGTGTCTTGGATGTGACTAACAATGACTCTCCTTGGTCTTGTTATACAGTTAACTGTGTGTGCGTGAACACTCTCTGAGGTCTCTGGCTGTGTATAATAGTAAAGGCTTTGTTTCACCGTGGCTGTTTTGTGGTTACCATGGTAATCATAGATTTGTTGAGCGCAACAGGGTTAATTCTATTCAGATCTAAATGAATTCAAGTTATCGTAAACAGAAGTCAGAATAGATCGAGTAGCAGAGTGATGTTGTACAGTTGGCTGGGAGGGAGTTATATGGGTACCGTACAGTTGGCTGGGAGGGAGTTATATGGGTACCGTACAGTTGGCTGGGAGGGAGTTATATGGGTACAGTACAGTTGGCTGGGTGGGAGTTATATGGGTACAGTTGGCTGTGTGTGCGTGAACACTCTCTGAGGTCTCTGGCTGTGTATAATAGTAAAGGCTTTGTTTCACCGTGGCTGTTTTGTGGTTACCATGGTAATCATAGATTTGTTGAGCGGAACAGGGTTAATTCTATTCAGATCTAAATGAATTCAAGTTATCGTAAACAGAAGTCAGAATAGATCGAGTAGCAGAGTGATGTTATATCCAGTGAGCCAGTATGATCTTCCCCAAGCGGAGCTATAGGATATACCTACAGTAAACATCAGGTTAACAAGGGTTAGATTGGCTGTCATGTCctgagctcagttggtagagcattgtgCTTGCAACTCCAATGTTGTtggttcgattcccacaggggaccagtgtgAAAAATGTGTgcagttgctctggataagagcgtctgctattTAATGACTATAATGTAAATGTCAGTCAGGTAAGCTTGATAGTAAGTAACGTATACAGCCAGGAGTTATCATGTGGATTTCCAAACTATGTATATCCACTCTACCCATTCTATTTCTGCATTGCCTGCAGCTGCAGCCCCAGCTGTCCTGTGTCTCTCAAACAGTGTGGGGAGGTATGTCTCACACTGGGATGGGAACTGCAGTCTGAAGTAGCACTGGGCTGCATGTAGCCAAGTCCAGCTAGCGCCATAGATTTTGCACACAGTTTACATTAAAGAGGGAGGACTAACACGGAAAGAATGAAACACTTCACTatcgccccctctctctttcctcccctctctcccactctctcccactctctctctctctctctctctttcctcccctctctccctctctctctctctctttcctcccctctctctctcccactctctgaaCTTTATACCACTTTCCCTATTTCTCATTTTTGTAACTTTTCTTTCTCTGTCGGTCTCTTCCACCTTCTACCCCtccctttctgctcctctctctttatttctctctcctctactttctctctcctctctactttctctctcctctctttatttctctctcctctctttatttctctctcctctacattctctctcttatttctctcctctacatcctctctctctttatttctctctcctctacattctctctcatttctctctctacaTTCAATCCCTTTCTCTCTTGTCAGAATGTAGTCTTCTAGTCTGTGCCACACTAATAGAGCTCTAATGTTATATTATCCTGTTGTATTTCTGGATTGGATGTCAATGGGTTTGTGTCTGGCTCTGGACTGTTAAAGGCCTAATACTGTGTCCTACTGTGTATGTCTTGTAAGCAATGATTTGGCACTTACTGTACGTTCAAAGTTACACGGAAAGCCTTAAGTACACACTCCTATCCCCCAGTGACTTACAAGAAGTGCATTCAAGTAAGAAAGCTAAAACACATGTTCAGGGGTAAGGTGTGACAGTTGTTCTTGTCCAATGCCCACTGTTATGCTGACAGAAACAAAACCAAAGTACAAATGTTGATGTCATTTCCCTTTGAGGTTCCTGTTTGATTAGCTGCTGTTGTCCAgggttatacagtatattatcgACCTGGTCTCTAGCTCAACTGGTTAACTATGTCTTCTGTCAGAGAAGGAACAGGGAGTTGTCAAGTGACAGAAATGGGTAACATTTACTACACACCACAGCCAATAGATGTCATATGGAAAGAAGGGCAACAATAAGAGGTCTTTATGCAGCTCATTAACAGGACTGTATATGTGCAGACAAACATCATCTAAACACCATTTCCCCTGCCACATGTACAGATCACTCAGTACTTTGATCCTGTGCCGTGCCCGACCTCCATCGGTCCCATTTTGGCTGCACACCATAATATGGACCCTGCGGAAAATGTGACTTCACTTAAGCCTTACTGAGTGTAACCCAGCCTTCCTTCCCCCATCATTTATGGACAGATTTAGCCTCCCCCTCCAAATTCCAATTCACTGCATGGAAAATGGGAACGCTGTCCAGGACTGGGATTTATAAAAAATCTTTGGGCCGTTCCATAGATGGAAAAGCTTTAATTAGAGACAGATGTTGTATTTGTTAGACTGATGGATCTAGGATAAAAGTACAGGAAAGGGTTTAGCAAAGTGTAGCCAAACTCTACAGCTCTCTACACCAGAGCCACGTCCATCTACATTATACCCACTGAACACACACTGGTTGAACCAACGTTGTTCCACATCATTTTAATGTGGATTATACATTGAATTGCCATCTGGGTACTTACTATAACAATGGTTTGATAGAACCATCTTTGTTTCAGAAGTTATAGGCCATAACTTATGGCCAATTAACTATCAGCTAATTGTACCTTTTAATGTTTTTCAATTGacgtatttctctctctcggtctctcccttctctctctccctacagggTGTTGTGGTAAAGAACATGTCCTTCAAGGTGGGCCAGACCCTGACCATCACAGGGATCCCTAACTCTGAGGCAACACAGTGAGTAGCTAACCCCTCTGCAGACACAATTCATTGTCACTCCACTTCTCAGTCAGCAGCCTAGAGACCTCCTAGAGAAACTAGTCACTGTATCACGAGAATGATCCGTTCATATTCACAACATATATTATCAAACTACAATGAAAAGTTGATTATAGCTATAATCTGTTTCTGTGTAATTATCAATCCAGACCCTCTTGTCCTGTAGGTTAAAGGAGGTTCCTTATCCCTTCTGTCTGTgtgctctcctcttcctttcctgtagttTTGTCATCAACGTGGGCAACAGCGAGGATGACCTCGCCTTGCACATGAACCCTCGCTTCGACGCCCACGGAGACACCCGGGCCGTGGTGTGTAATTCCTACCATGGAGGCAAGTGGTGTGAGGAGCACAGAGAGGGAGGATTCCCCTTCAACCAGGGAGAGGAGTTTAAGGTGAGAAATGAcactgtgtgtgagtgggtgtgtgtgtgtgtgtttccaattTAACCCATGCTGATGTAAATGTCCTCCTCTTCCCATATGTATAAGGGAGTTCTACTAGGGACCTCTGGTGGTAATAACTTGCAATCACTGCATCCCAAATACCTAAGCACCTCTTTGGATAAAAATTTGTAATTACTTCTCTGTCTCAGATAAATATCACCTTCACCAAGGAGCAGTTCCTAGTTTCTTTTCCCGATGGCTCTGATATCCACTTCCCCAATCGCCAAGGAGACGAGAAGTATAAATACATGCACTTTGACGGTGACGTCAGGATCCAGGGCGTCGAGATCAAGTAGACCAGTCAGAGTGGAGAATAATCTTCCATTAGGCACTCAATTGGATCTTTAGCTTTCTTGTCTGGCTACTCATTGGCTTTCCAGAGGTCCACACACAAGCCTTATTCTCTGTTTTTTTACTCACTCACCATAGTTTTAATGCTGCCATTTCTAACCAATGGATGGAGCCACTAACAGTGAAACCTTCAGTGAAACATTTTACAATAGCAGCACATTACGAGCTTGGAAGTGTTTAAATGGTTTTATTGAAGATAAATGTGTCTTTCATTCATGTGGAACAATCATTCCAGATCATTCCAGAAGTGAGTTAAGAAAAGTGCAAAGTATTTGTTCATTAAAATGATCTTTTTATGAACCATTTCAGATTGTTTCTTCCTTTGTGAAAATGTGTGATTTTTAATCAgcaggttttctttttgtaaatgTCTGTGTAGCTATCAATGTTAGAGATCGTTTCTGCATAATAGCACTTTGGATAGGCTAGTATTCTTCAGTGACTTTATTACATGCCTTACAAGATGTCAGGCTACAGATTCATTCATGCAGCCTAATTACTAATGAATTAAATCAGCGATGCAACTCCTgtgcagctacagttgaagtgggaagtttacatacacctgagccaaatacatttaaactcagtttttcacaattccagaaatgtaatccttgtaaaaaaaaatccctgtcttaggtcagttagaatcaccactttattttaagaatgtgaaatgtcagggaATTTTctcctgcaggagggactggtgcatttcacaaaatagatggcatcatgaggccgggaaaattatgtggatatactgaagcaacatcaagacatcagtcaggaagttaaagcttggttgtaaatgggtcttcaaaatggacaatgaccccaagcatacttccaaagtggtggcaaaatggcttaaggacaacaaagtcaatgtattggagtggccatcacaaagccctgacctcaatcccatagaatatttgctggcagaactgaaaaagtgtgtgtgagcaaggaggcctacaaaacctgactcagttacaccagctctgtcaggaggaatgggacaaaattcacccaacgtattgtggaaggctacccaaaacgtttgacccaagttaaacagtttaaaggcaatgctaccaaatactaattgagtgtatgtaaacttctgacccactgggaatgtgatgaaataaataaaagctaacataaatccttctctctactattattctgacgtttcacattcttaaaataaagtggtgatcctaactgacctaagacagggaacttttactagaattaaatgtcaggaattgtgaaaaactgagtttaaatgtatttggctaaggcgtatgtaaacgtctgacttcaactgtagatacttttgtacccgtttcctccattATCGTCACAAGATCCGTTGCcgttttctgggattgatttgcactttttgcaccaaagttcgttcatctctaggagacataacgcgtctccttcctgagcggtatgacggctgtgtggtgtttatacttgtgtactattgtttgtacagatgaacgtggtaccttgaggcgtttgaaaattgctcccaaggatgaaccagacttgtggaggtctacaattatttttctgaggtcttgactgatttcttttgattttcccatgatgtcaagcaaagaggcactgagtttgaaggtaggccttgaaatacacccacaggtacacctctcaaattatgtcaattagcctatcagaatattctaaagccaagacatttctggaattttccaagctgtttaaaggcacagtcaacttatggaaatgtaaacttctgacccatggaattgtgatacagtaaattataagtgaaataatctgtctgtaaacaattgttggaaatattacttgtgtcatgcacaaagtagatgtcctaaccaacttgccaaaactatagtttgtttaacaataaatttgtggagtggttgaaaaacgagttttaatgactcaaacctaagtgtatgtaaacttccgacttcaactgtatatagtaatTTGTAACTAATTGTCAAACCCATCCTGGTCCTCAATACACATTTACTGGTTAAACAGCCAGCTGTATGTGATTATGATACTGAGAATAACCATGTTTTAGCATTGCAGCATTACCTTTCTATGCTAGTTAATTAAACCACATGGTAGATGAATTATTATTAGGTGTTGAGTCATGTCACATTTAATGCATGTATGTAAATACAGTAAGATATGTGAAAGAAATCCACTGCAAATAGCACTGTTCAATAGAAAAATGTACATTAATCAAATGAGTTCACTTGTATTTGATTGGTCGAGCAGTGGTGAGTGAATTGGCTCATGATCCAATCACAGTTCGTGTCAATAAAGTTGGAAAATCGCAACACTTAGAGTGAAAACACTGCCTGTACCAAGCATTGTGTTTGATCTGCAGTTTCGAAAGATTTCTACTGAAATGCCTAGCAAATAAAAGCTTTAGTAACAAGACATTCATCCTTCCGTTCTTACAGTGCCTGGATGAGAAAAGTAAGCCCAAGGATCAATGTTGCTTTTTGCTTTACTAAGTGGTGGCCATTATCCCCTTAGTTTTTCTGCCAGTCCATAGACTACCCTTTTCCAAAGAGCACTATACCCCATGGCCTATTGGCCTTATGGTTTTAACCCATTTGACTGCACCAGCACATCGTTTTTTCCTAAAGACTAACTTCGGTTTTAGGCACAAGATA is a window from the Oncorhynchus kisutch isolate 150728-3 unplaced genomic scaffold, Okis_V2 Okis06b-Okis10b_hom, whole genome shotgun sequence genome containing:
- the LOC109880722 gene encoding beta-galactoside-binding lectin, which gives rise to MSGVVVKNMSFKVGQTLTITGIPNSEATHFVINVGNSEDDLALHMNPRFDAHGDTRAVVCNSYHGGKWCEEHREGGFPFNQGEEFKINITFTKEQFLVSFPDGSDIHFPNRQGDEKYKYMHFDGDVRIQGVEIK